One region of Rhizophagus irregularis chromosome 18, complete sequence genomic DNA includes:
- a CDS encoding uncharacterized protein (SECRETED:cutsite_SYS-YL; SECRETED:prob_0.9044); SECRETED:SignalP(1-22) — translation MMFVQNLGLLIILLSLINTSYSYLYPQHRVAFNPRGYVSTINKICIHWFDYHQNEISSDCNITADEPSSKTSPANWSIGYSLSIHTEDGTLHNEPYFWWDGWVNGIYCNDIHLHLIEGGLVLKESFNLTIVYDKCFWE, via the coding sequence atgatgttcgtacaaaatttaggattattgataattttattatctctTATCAATACTTCCTATTCATATCTCTATCCCCAACATAGAGTAGCGTTTAATCCACGAGGATATGTTTcgactataaataaaatatgcatTCATTGGTTCGATTATCATCAAAATGAGATATCGAGTGATTGCAACATAACAGCTGATGAACCTTCATCAAAGACATCTCCAGCAAATTGGTCAATAGGATATTCTCTCTCTATACATACAGAGGATGGTACACTTCATAATGAACCATATTTTTGGTGGGATGGCTGGGTAAATGGGATATATTGTAACGATATACATTTACATTTAATAGAAGGTGGTCTTGTTCTTAAAGAATCTTTTAATTTGACTATAGTTTATGATAAATGTTTCTGGGAATAA